The following proteins are co-located in the Dyadobacter chenwenxiniae genome:
- a CDS encoding DJ-1/PfpI family protein, whose amino-acid sequence MNRKILIVTGDGGESYETLYALHRFQEEGDIAVIAAPSKRRLNLVMHDFELGWDTYVERPGYCLASDLTIEEVAVDDYDAILLLGGRAPEYLRNHAALLEVVREFDRQGKWVFAICHGIQILVTAGLAKNRTLTAYEHVRTEIEMGGGTYSTKEAVRDGKMVTGQTWQSHPDFYREVFACFKEAELVQA is encoded by the coding sequence ATGAATCGCAAAATCTTGATCGTTACCGGGGATGGTGGCGAAAGCTATGAAACTCTTTACGCTTTGCACCGATTTCAGGAAGAGGGCGACATCGCCGTGATCGCCGCCCCCAGCAAGCGCCGACTCAATCTGGTTATGCATGATTTCGAATTGGGCTGGGATACGTATGTAGAGCGGCCTGGCTATTGCCTGGCTTCCGACCTGACCATTGAGGAGGTGGCGGTGGACGATTATGACGCGATTCTGCTGCTGGGCGGCCGCGCTCCTGAATATCTGCGCAACCATGCCGCGTTGCTGGAAGTAGTGCGTGAATTTGACCGGCAGGGCAAATGGGTTTTTGCCATCTGCCACGGCATCCAGATTCTGGTGACGGCAGGACTAGCCAAAAACCGGACTCTCACCGCTTACGAACATGTGCGCACCGAAATCGAGATGGGTGGCGGGACATATTCCACGAAAGAGGCTGTTCGTGACGGGAAAATGGTAACCGGTCAGACTTGGCAGTCACACCCTGATTTCTATCGGGAAGTATTTGCTTGTTTCAAAGAAGCGGAACTTGTTCAAGCCTAG